The following coding sequences are from one Scomber japonicus isolate fScoJap1 chromosome 3, fScoJap1.pri, whole genome shotgun sequence window:
- the LOC128356127 gene encoding protein hairy-like: MQPAEIRFSLQRPLQHRDPAMAPTITAAMTNSQKHQTLTHKLRKPLVEKVRRHRINISIEQLKSLLGSEFLKQQADSKMEKADILEMTVFVLTQLQQQNQQQGRLLKHFNKLQSSSEKNLREVDFSPLSSTVQTSITKEKSPVNSALWSPW, from the exons ATGCAGCCAGCAGAGATCAGATTCTCTCTACAGAGACCTCTACAGCACAGAGATCCAGCTATGGCACCTACAATCACTGCAGCAATGACCAACTCTCAGAAGCATCAGACTCTGACCCACAAG ctcagaaAGCCTCTGGTGGAAAAGGTACGCAGACACCGAATCAACATCAGCATTGAGCAGCTAAAGTCTCTCCTGGGTTCAGAGTTCCTCAAACAGCAGGCGGACTCCAAGATGGAGAAAGCAGACATCCTGGAGATGACAGTTTTCGTCCtgacacagctgcagcagcagaatcAACAGCAAGGAAGACTGCTGAAGCACTTCAACAAGCTGCAGTCTTCCTCTGAGAAGAACCTGAGAGAGGTTGACTTCTCTCCTCTGAGCTCCACAGTCCAGACCAGCATCACTAAAGAGAAGAGTCCAGTCAACAGCGCCCTCTGGAGTCCGTGGTAG